A single window of Magnetococcus marinus MC-1 DNA harbors:
- the urtD gene encoding urea ABC transporter ATP-binding protein UrtD — protein sequence MSVFNTSHRPDNLILYLDAVSVSFDGFKALNALSFYVGRGELRAIIGPNGAGKTTMMDVVTGKTRPDVGSVVFGDRVDLTKLDEAEIANLGIGRKFQKPTVFENQTVFENLELALAGDRSIWASLFFRLNGAQRQRIQQVLALIRLHERRDWLAGNLSHGQKQWLEIGMLLMQDPQLLLVDEPAAGMTDEETMRTAQMLKEIAKDHSVVVVEHDMAFVKSLQCRVTVLHEGSVLAEGSLETVQANEQVIEVYLGR from the coding sequence TTTAACACCAGTCACCGGCCCGATAATCTTATCCTCTATCTGGATGCGGTCTCCGTGAGTTTTGATGGGTTTAAGGCGCTGAACGCCCTAAGCTTTTATGTGGGGCGGGGGGAGCTGCGCGCCATTATTGGACCCAATGGTGCGGGTAAAACCACCATGATGGATGTGGTCACCGGCAAAACCCGTCCCGATGTGGGCTCGGTGGTGTTTGGGGATCGGGTGGACCTAACCAAATTGGATGAGGCGGAGATTGCCAACCTAGGCATCGGGCGTAAATTTCAAAAACCCACGGTGTTTGAAAACCAGACGGTGTTTGAAAACCTGGAGCTGGCGTTGGCGGGGGATCGGAGTATTTGGGCCTCGCTCTTTTTCCGGCTCAATGGGGCGCAGCGGCAGCGTATTCAACAGGTGTTGGCGCTCATTCGTCTGCACGAGCGGCGGGATTGGTTGGCGGGCAATCTCTCCCACGGGCAGAAGCAGTGGTTGGAGATCGGCATGCTGTTGATGCAAGATCCCCAGCTATTGCTGGTGGATGAGCCTGCGGCGGGCATGACCGATGAAGAGACCATGCGCACGGCGCAGATGCTCAAAGAGATTGCCAAAGATCACTCGGTGGTGGTGGTTGAGCATGACATGGCGTTTGTAAAAAGCTTGCAGTGTCGGGTGACGGTGTTGCATGAAGGTTCGGTGTTGGCCGAAGGATCACTGGAGACGGTGCAGGCCAATGAACAGGTTATTGAGGTCTATCTGGGACGTTAA
- the urtE gene encoding urea ABC transporter ATP-binding subunit UrtE gives MLQVEQVDLFYGASQALKQVGFQAEVGEVTCVLGRNGVGKSSLMRAVVGQQSIRAGRIVWEGQDITGLSPPERARRGIAYVPQGREVFPLLTVEENLKTGFAPLAKALRHIPDELFELFPVLRDMLGRRGGDLSGGQQQQLAIARALVTRPRLLVLDEPTEGIQPSIIKDIERVIRLLANRGDMAIILVEQYFEFARNLADAFVVLDRGEVVLAGRGEGMNEDEVRSHLTV, from the coding sequence ATGTTGCAAGTGGAACAGGTTGATCTGTTTTATGGTGCCAGTCAGGCGCTAAAACAGGTAGGATTTCAGGCAGAGGTGGGCGAAGTCACCTGTGTCTTGGGGCGCAATGGGGTGGGTAAAAGCTCCTTGATGCGGGCGGTGGTGGGGCAACAGAGCATTCGCGCCGGGCGCATTGTCTGGGAGGGGCAGGATATCACGGGGCTCAGCCCGCCCGAGCGGGCGCGACGGGGCATCGCCTATGTGCCCCAAGGGCGCGAGGTGTTTCCGCTGCTGACGGTGGAGGAGAACCTGAAAACCGGTTTTGCTCCGCTGGCCAAAGCGCTGCGGCACATCCCCGATGAGCTGTTTGAGCTGTTCCCGGTATTGCGGGATATGCTGGGCCGTCGGGGTGGGGATCTCTCCGGTGGGCAGCAGCAGCAGTTGGCCATTGCGCGGGCATTGGTGACACGCCCCCGCCTGCTGGTGCTGGATGAACCCACAGAGGGGATTCAGCCCAGCATTATCAAGGATATTGAGCGGGTTATCCGGTTGTTGGCCAATCGGGGGGATATGGCCATTATTCTGGTGGAGCAATATTTTGAGTTTGCCCGCAATCTGGCCGACGCCTTTGTGGTCTTGGACCGGGGCGAGGTGGTGTTGGCAGGCCGGGGTGAGGGGATGAACGAAGATGAGGTCCGCAGCCACCTTACCGTATGA
- a CDS encoding urease accessory protein UreD, producing MRSAATLPYESNPSQGVQGCVRLSFVQRHGQSRLESLYHSDPMRVIIPQTPPGEPVHGVVVTTSGGLVGGDQLDIELIARPHTQLLVMTQAAEKVYRSTGADSTVQIALHVEAGAFLEWLPQETILFDQGRLRRTTQVYLGENARLLAGEMVLFGRSAHGEQLRQGLLRDSWLVHREGALVWADLLKLEGDLQHPLQHPAALAGAKGCATLLLAGEEAAQLLEPLRGWLAEAGMEGPSVKVAAGVVHGLLVVRWLGWDARLLRQGYGQMWSWLRGQLGRPARMPRLWDI from the coding sequence ATGAGGTCCGCAGCCACCTTACCGTATGAGAGCAACCCCAGTCAGGGGGTGCAGGGCTGTGTGCGGCTCTCTTTTGTGCAGCGCCATGGGCAGAGCCGCTTGGAGAGCCTCTACCACAGCGACCCCATGCGGGTGATCATTCCCCAAACGCCCCCCGGCGAGCCGGTGCATGGGGTGGTGGTGACCACTTCGGGTGGGCTGGTGGGGGGGGACCAGTTGGATATCGAGCTTATCGCCCGGCCCCATACCCAGCTGTTGGTGATGACCCAGGCGGCAGAGAAGGTCTACCGTTCGACGGGGGCCGATAGCACGGTGCAGATCGCCCTGCATGTGGAGGCGGGGGCCTTTTTGGAGTGGCTGCCCCAGGAGACCATCCTGTTTGACCAGGGGCGTTTGCGGCGCACCACCCAAGTCTATTTGGGGGAGAATGCCCGCCTGTTGGCTGGGGAGATGGTGCTGTTTGGGCGCAGCGCCCATGGGGAGCAGTTGCGCCAGGGGTTGTTACGGGATAGCTGGTTGGTGCATCGTGAGGGGGCGTTGGTGTGGGCCGACCTGCTCAAGCTGGAGGGGGATCTGCAACACCCTTTGCAGCATCCCGCCGCCTTGGCTGGGGCCAAGGGCTGCGCCACCCTGCTGTTGGCCGGGGAGGAGGCCGCCCAACTGTTAGAGCCCCTGCGGGGGTGGTTGGCAGAGGCCGGTATGGAGGGGCCATCGGTTAAGGTGGCGGCAGGGGTGGTGCATGGTCTGCTGGTGGTGCGCTGGTTGGGGTGGGATGCGCGGCTGTTGCGGCAAGGCTATGGTCAGATGTGGAGCTGGTTGCGGGGTCAGTTGGGGCGTCCTGCGCGGATGCCAAGATTATGGGATATCTAA
- a CDS encoding urease subunit gamma — MHLSPREKDKLLVAMAAMVARRRLERGVKLNYPESIALISDYVVEGARDGRSVAELMQAGATVLRREQVMEGIAEMIHEIQVEATFPDGTKLVTVHNPIR, encoded by the coding sequence ATGCATCTTTCACCAAGAGAGAAGGATAAGCTGCTGGTGGCGATGGCGGCAATGGTGGCCCGGCGGCGTTTGGAGCGGGGGGTCAAGTTAAATTATCCCGAATCCATTGCGCTGATTAGCGACTATGTGGTGGAGGGGGCACGGGATGGCCGCAGTGTGGCCGAGCTGATGCAAGCCGGGGCCACGGTGCTACGCCGGGAGCAGGTGATGGAGGGCATCGCTGAGATGATCCATGAGATCCAGGTCGAGGCGACCTTTCCCGATGGTACCAAGTTGGTGACGGTGCACAACCCCATTCGTTGA
- a CDS encoding urease subunit beta: MIPGELFPAPGDIILNAGCETLTLTVANGGDRPIQVGSHYHFAETNPALQFDRQRARGYRLDIPAGTAVRFEPGQARDVTLVPYGGRRQVVGFNGLVNGQLED, from the coding sequence ATGATTCCAGGTGAACTTTTCCCTGCCCCAGGTGACATTATTCTCAATGCCGGGTGTGAGACCCTGACCCTAACGGTGGCCAATGGTGGCGACCGGCCCATACAGGTTGGTTCGCACTACCACTTTGCCGAGACCAACCCCGCCTTACAGTTTGACCGGCAGCGGGCCAGGGGCTACCGGCTGGATATTCCGGCGGGCACGGCGGTCCGTTTTGAGCCGGGGCAGGCGCGGGATGTTACCCTGGTGCCCTATGGTGGGCGGCGGCAGGTGGTGGGTTTTAATGGCTTGGTCAACGGCCAATTGGAGGACTAA
- the ureC gene encoding urease subunit alpha — protein sequence MAYTLDRGSYAAMFGPTVGDRVRLADTELIIEVEQDYTTYGEEVKFGGGKVIRDGMGQSQHSRQEGAVDTVITNALIVDHWGIVKADVGIKDGRICAIGKAGNPDVQPNVDIIIGPGTEAIAGEGRILTAGGIDAHIHWICPQQIEDALHSGITTMLGGGTGPAEGTNATTCTPGPWHIARMLQAAEGLPMNMGFFGKGNASRPQGLEEQLRAGACGLKLHEDWGTTPSAIDVCLSVAEKWDVQVAIHTDTLNESGFVENTTAAFKGRTIHAFHTEGAGGGHAPDIIKLCGEANVLPSSTNPTRPFTRNTLDEHLDMLMVCHHLDSRIPEDVAFAESRIRRETIAAEDILHDLGAFSMIASDSQAMGRVGEVIIRTWQTADKMKRQRGALPEERGQNDNQRVKRYIAKYTINPAITHGIAHYVGSVAVGKLADLVLWKPMFFGVKPDLVLKCGTIASAAMGDPNASIPTPQPVHYRPMFGAFGGALTHSAVNFVSQAGLDGEIAQQFGLRKTLLPVVGCRTIGKADMVHNSATPHMEVDPETYEVRADGRLLTCEPATVLPLAQRYFLF from the coding sequence ATGGCATATACCCTAGATCGCGGCAGCTATGCGGCCATGTTTGGACCGACGGTTGGCGACCGTGTGCGGTTGGCCGACACCGAGCTGATTATTGAGGTGGAGCAGGATTACACCACCTATGGTGAAGAGGTTAAATTTGGCGGCGGCAAGGTGATTCGTGATGGCATGGGGCAGTCCCAGCACAGCCGTCAGGAGGGGGCGGTGGATACGGTGATCACCAACGCCCTGATTGTGGATCACTGGGGGATTGTCAAAGCGGATGTGGGTATTAAGGATGGTCGTATCTGCGCCATTGGCAAAGCGGGCAACCCCGATGTGCAGCCCAATGTGGATATTATAATCGGCCCCGGTACCGAGGCCATTGCCGGGGAGGGGCGTATTCTCACCGCTGGGGGCATTGACGCCCATATTCACTGGATCTGCCCACAACAGATTGAGGATGCTTTGCATAGCGGCATTACCACCATGCTGGGGGGTGGCACGGGTCCGGCTGAGGGGACCAATGCCACCACCTGCACGCCGGGGCCGTGGCATATTGCGCGTATGCTCCAGGCGGCAGAGGGGTTGCCCATGAATATGGGCTTTTTTGGTAAGGGCAATGCCTCGCGCCCCCAGGGGTTGGAGGAGCAGTTACGGGCCGGGGCGTGTGGTCTGAAGTTGCATGAGGATTGGGGCACCACCCCCAGCGCCATTGATGTCTGTTTGAGTGTGGCGGAGAAGTGGGATGTGCAGGTGGCCATCCATACCGATACCTTGAACGAGTCGGGCTTTGTGGAGAACACCACGGCAGCCTTTAAGGGGCGCACCATCCACGCTTTTCATACCGAAGGGGCGGGGGGTGGCCATGCGCCGGATATTATTAAATTGTGTGGCGAGGCCAATGTGTTGCCCAGTTCCACCAATCCGACCCGTCCCTTTACCCGCAACACCCTTGATGAACACCTGGATATGCTTATGGTATGTCACCATTTGGATAGCCGGATTCCCGAAGATGTGGCCTTTGCCGAGAGCCGTATTCGCCGCGAGACCATAGCGGCGGAGGATATTTTGCACGATCTGGGGGCTTTTTCCATGATCGCCTCGGACAGTCAGGCCATGGGGCGGGTGGGGGAGGTGATTATCCGCACTTGGCAGACCGCCGATAAGATGAAACGCCAGCGGGGCGCCTTGCCGGAAGAGCGGGGGCAAAACGACAATCAGCGGGTTAAGCGCTACATTGCCAAATATACCATCAACCCCGCCATTACCCACGGTATTGCCCACTATGTGGGCTCGGTTGCGGTGGGTAAGTTGGCCGATTTGGTGTTGTGGAAACCGATGTTTTTTGGGGTTAAGCCTGATTTGGTCTTAAAGTGCGGCACCATTGCCTCGGCGGCGATGGGGGACCCCAACGCCTCCATCCCCACCCCGCAACCGGTACACTATCGCCCCATGTTTGGGGCCTTTGGTGGGGCCTTGACCCACAGCGCGGTCAACTTTGTCAGTCAGGCCGGGTTGGATGGGGAGATTGCCCAGCAGTTTGGGCTGCGTAAAACCCTGCTGCCGGTGGTGGGGTGTCGCACCATCGGCAAAGCCGATATGGTGCACAACAGCGCCACCCCCCACATGGAGGTGGATCCAGAAACCTATGAGGTGCGGGCCGATGGGCGGTTGTTAACCTGTGAACCGGCCACGGTATTGCCCTTGGCGCAACGCTATTTCCTGTTTTAA
- a CDS encoding urease accessory protein UreE: MRRAIAVQGAGSWAQAERVGSITLPYDQRFRRRIQWQDDAGSPFLLDLSRPVLLGHDDGLLLDEGGIIQVIAAQEPVLEIIPRDAQNAARLAWHVGNRHTPAQILVGGVMRIHEDHVLMAMLQGLGATVHRVMAPFAPEGGAYGGGSAQHGHDHGGQSHEHAHPQAQDPRTAGHAQAGTQASDHSTHGHSHDHDPGGAVHEH, encoded by the coding sequence ATGCGGCGAGCCATTGCGGTACAGGGCGCGGGCAGTTGGGCGCAAGCAGAGCGGGTGGGTTCGATTACACTGCCCTACGATCAGCGTTTTCGTCGGCGTATTCAGTGGCAGGATGATGCGGGCAGCCCCTTTTTACTGGATCTGTCGCGACCTGTGCTGCTGGGGCATGACGATGGCTTGCTGCTGGACGAAGGGGGGATCATCCAGGTAATTGCCGCCCAGGAGCCGGTGCTGGAGATTATCCCAAGGGATGCCCAAAATGCTGCCCGTCTGGCGTGGCATGTGGGCAACCGCCACACCCCCGCGCAAATCCTGGTGGGTGGGGTGATGCGCATTCATGAAGACCATGTGTTGATGGCGATGTTACAGGGTTTGGGGGCGACGGTACACCGAGTGATGGCCCCTTTTGCACCCGAGGGGGGAGCCTATGGTGGCGGTTCGGCTCAGCATGGGCATGACCATGGGGGCCAGAGTCACGAGCATGCCCACCCCCAAGCGCAAGACCCTCGCACGGCGGGACATGCACAGGCCGGCACCCAAGCGTCCGACCACAGCACTCATGGCCATAGCCATGACCACGACCCTGGGGGTGCGGTGCATGAGCACTGA
- a CDS encoding urease accessory protein UreF, with product MSTEAALLKLQSWFSPSFPVGGYTYSHGLEYGVECGLIHHRESLQTWLEGLLQWGAGHGEGVLFHGAYGAAVRQDWAALHEVTVWAQALRPTAELALESRGQGRAFLVAVQQGWPHPWVQRWGDGLAEHAPYGVVTGLACAAHGVPEAMGLSALLHGMVAGWISAAVRLIPLGQQAGVLVQSALEGEIQTLVRALLSQPASAFQAELGGCAWMAEWCSLKHETQYTRLFRS from the coding sequence ATGAGCACTGAGGCAGCCCTGCTCAAGCTACAAAGCTGGTTTTCCCCCAGTTTTCCCGTCGGGGGTTATACCTATTCCCACGGTTTGGAATATGGGGTGGAGTGCGGTTTGATCCACCATCGGGAGAGCCTGCAAACATGGCTGGAGGGGCTGTTGCAGTGGGGGGCGGGTCACGGGGAGGGGGTGCTCTTTCATGGGGCCTATGGTGCGGCGGTGCGGCAGGATTGGGCGGCCCTGCACGAGGTCACGGTGTGGGCTCAGGCGCTGCGCCCCACGGCGGAGTTGGCGTTGGAGAGCCGTGGTCAGGGGCGGGCCTTTTTGGTGGCGGTGCAGCAGGGGTGGCCTCATCCATGGGTGCAGCGGTGGGGTGACGGCTTGGCCGAGCATGCGCCCTATGGCGTGGTAACGGGATTGGCGTGTGCCGCCCATGGTGTGCCCGAAGCCATGGGCTTGAGCGCGTTATTGCATGGCATGGTGGCGGGTTGGATCTCTGCGGCGGTGCGTTTGATTCCGCTGGGTCAGCAGGCGGGGGTGTTGGTACAATCGGCGCTGGAGGGGGAGATTCAAACCCTGGTCCGCGCTCTGTTAAGCCAGCCTGCCAGCGCTTTTCAAGCAGAACTTGGGGGCTGTGCGTGGATGGCGGAGTGGTGCTCCCTTAAACATGAAACTCAATATACAAGGCTGTTTCGATCATGA
- the ureG gene encoding urease accessory protein UreG, translated as MSNPLRVGVGGPVGSGKTALLEWLCREMQQHYSVAAITNDIYTKEDQRILTASGALPAERIMGVETGGCPHTAIREDASMNLAAVEDMQLRFADLELIFIESGGDNLAATFSPELADLTLYVIDVAAGEKIPRKGGPGITRSDLLVINKTDLAPLVGADLAVMEQDTLRMRGSRPFVFTNLKQGDGVAAIIQFLVEKGGLGV; from the coding sequence ATGAGCAATCCCTTGCGGGTAGGGGTGGGCGGACCGGTGGGTTCGGGCAAAACGGCGCTGTTGGAGTGGCTCTGTCGCGAGATGCAGCAGCACTATTCGGTGGCAGCCATCACCAACGACATCTACACCAAGGAGGATCAACGCATCCTTACCGCCAGTGGGGCGTTGCCGGCGGAGCGCATTATGGGGGTGGAGACGGGGGGGTGTCCCCATACCGCGATTCGTGAGGATGCCTCTATGAATCTGGCAGCGGTGGAGGATATGCAGCTACGCTTTGCCGATTTGGAGCTGATTTTTATTGAGTCGGGGGGGGATAATCTGGCGGCCACCTTTTCGCCAGAGTTGGCTGATCTTACACTCTATGTGATTGATGTAGCCGCCGGAGAGAAGATACCCCGCAAGGGTGGCCCAGGCATTACCCGCTCCGATCTGCTGGTGATTAATAAAACCGATCTGGCCCCGCTGGTGGGGGCCGATTTGGCGGTGATGGAGCAAGACACCCTGCGTATGCGTGGGTCGCGCCCTTTTGTGTTTACCAACCTTAAACAGGGCGATGGGGTGGCGGCCATTATCCAGTTTTTGGTGGAAAAGGGCGGGCTCGGGGTGTGA
- the prfB gene encoding peptide chain release factor 2, whose translation MRSNGTNAVEENIQRTFEAIGEKLTLLRGHLNYEQGKERLSELESLAQDPNLWGDSERARTVMTEKNRLEKTIGEWDALNSESTDARDLLEMAQEEGDSGMIAEVTAQVAAILKRLEGLELARMLSGEADANNCFIEIHPGAGGTESQDWASILLRMYLRYCEKSGFKTEEVDYLAGDEAGIKSVTIKVEGDYAYGYLKVESGVHRLVRISPFDSSARRHTSFTSVNVYPEIDDSIEIEILDKDLRVDTFRASGAGGQHVNKTDSAIRITHQPTGIVVQCQSGRSQHRNRDEAMKMLRARLFQLEMDKRAEAAQAVADAKSDIAWGHQIRSYVLAPYRLVKDLRTSYETGNTDAVLDGELDGFIKAALSQRIVGDDHSG comes from the coding sequence ATGCGCAGCAATGGAACGAACGCCGTGGAAGAGAATATACAAAGAACCTTTGAGGCCATTGGGGAGAAGCTTACCCTATTGCGTGGTCATTTAAACTATGAGCAGGGGAAAGAGCGTCTGAGCGAGCTGGAATCCCTGGCTCAAGATCCCAATCTATGGGGGGATTCTGAGCGTGCGCGCACCGTGATGACGGAGAAAAACCGTCTGGAAAAAACCATTGGTGAGTGGGATGCGCTCAATAGCGAATCCACCGATGCCCGTGATCTGCTGGAGATGGCCCAGGAGGAGGGCGATAGCGGCATGATCGCTGAGGTAACGGCGCAGGTGGCTGCCATTCTCAAACGGTTAGAGGGGCTGGAGCTGGCACGCATGCTCTCCGGCGAGGCCGACGCCAACAACTGCTTTATCGAGATCCATCCCGGTGCTGGGGGTACAGAGTCCCAGGATTGGGCCTCTATCCTGCTACGCATGTATCTGCGTTATTGCGAGAAATCCGGCTTTAAAACCGAAGAGGTTGACTATCTGGCCGGGGATGAGGCGGGCATTAAATCGGTCACCATCAAGGTTGAGGGTGACTACGCTTACGGCTATCTCAAGGTGGAAAGTGGGGTGCATCGCCTGGTGCGCATCAGCCCCTTTGACTCCTCGGCGCGGCGGCACACCTCGTTTACCTCGGTCAACGTCTATCCAGAAATTGATGACTCCATCGAGATTGAGATCCTCGATAAAGATCTGCGGGTGGATACCTTCCGTGCCTCTGGAGCGGGTGGGCAGCACGTCAATAAAACCGATTCGGCCATCCGTATTACCCACCAGCCCACCGGTATTGTGGTGCAGTGCCAATCGGGGCGCTCTCAGCACCGTAACCGGGATGAGGCGATGAAAATGCTACGGGCGCGGCTGTTTCAGTTAGAGATGGATAAACGGGCCGAGGCCGCCCAAGCGGTGGCCGACGCCAAGAGTGACATTGCTTGGGGGCACCAGATCCGCTCCTATGTGCTGGCCCCTTATCGGCTGGTTAAAGATCTACGTACCAGCTATGAAACCGGCAATACCGATGCGGTATTGGATGGCGAGTTGGATGGCTTTATTAAGGCGGCCCTCTCGCAACGCATTGTTGGGGATGACCATAGCGGTTAA